CTTCTTCCGGCTTGAATGCGGTATAAAGCGAACTGAGCTTATGAGTGTTCAGGTTATCCATCACCAAAACGATTTTCTTCTTTTCAGGGAAATGCTCATCGACTAACTCTTTGACAACCTGTGCCCAATCGGCTTGGGTATGATGATCGGTCACCTTGACCTGACGCCATCCGTCAAGCGGTGCAAACAGCATAAATAAATGGCTGACGCCGTTACGTTCATATTCAAAATCATATTTTCCGGGTTCGCCGGGTCTGGCTGGCAACGGGGTTCGTGTTTCTTTAATGTGTTGTTTACTGGTTTCATCCAGGCAAACCAACACCTCGTCGTCGGTATAGGTTCGCTGATACGTTTCCAAAACATCTTCCATCGCACACACAAAATCGGCATTCGCTTGCGGGGGAATGCACCAACACTCCTTTAACCACGGTTTAAGCGCATTTTTTTTAAAGTGGTCCTCACCGTTTCATCACTGACTGAATCGACCAGCTTGCATTCAACCAGTTTGTCAGCCAACAATTGCATGCTCCATTCCGCTCGCCCCTCGGGAGGATTCGTACAGGCTGTGGCAACCAGAAAGGCTTCGGCGGCACCATCCAGCTTTTTCGAGCGGAAACGCGCCTGCACCTTTGGGTTGAGAGCGGATTCCAAGCCTTCTTCCACAAACCGCTGACGAACGCGTTCGGCGCTGCTGGCACTGATGTTCAAAGCCTCTGCGATATCTTGATCTTTTTTGGCCGGCGTGCCTCCCGATTCATCACATTGCAAGAGTATTCGGGCGTGAGTGAGTTTTCGTGACGATGCGCGGCCTTTATTGAGAAACCCCATTAACTCACTTCGTTCGGTTTCAGTCAGTTTTACGCGATATTTTTTTGCTGGCATAGCTTAATTATTTTCAATTTCATTGGCTTGCTGCAGGAGATTAAAATATTACATTAACTATTTATCAAAGCAAGTTTGGTGCGCTACTAGATTCAGCTAACGACAATTTGAGAGTGGGGCACCTAAATTGTCCAAAGGACCGGAGTTTGACCGTAAGCAGGGCAAAAAAAGGCCTTGCATTTCTGCAAGGCCTTTACTTTATTTGGCTTTCCCGGACGGGTTCGAACCGCCGACCCGGTGATTAACGGTTACCCATCATGGCATTTTTTAAGCTATTGATTGACAATATAAATTCAATGCAAGCTATTGTTTATTATCGCATTACTCATTTCTTGACATTTCGCTAACATTCTCTAAAAATGCCTTAAATCTTGTTTCATTCTTGACCCAGAGGGCACTATGGCGGAAAAACTCAACTTCACTCAAAAGCGGATCGCAGAACTTCCGATACCGGAAAGCGGGCGTTTGGAATACTACGACAGCGGCTGCCCAAAATTGACTTGCCGGGTAAGCAGTACCGGCGTGAAATCATTCGTCCTGCTGAAATGGACGGGGCGGACGGCGCAGCGCGTCACTTTGGGACGCTTTCCTGATCTGACCGTCGATGATGCGCGGTGGATGGCGCGGGATGCGTTGGGCGAGTTTGCCCAAGGCGTCAACCCGACCGAAGAAAAACGCAAGCAACGCCACCGCAACATTACCCTGCAAGAATTGCTCGATAAGTATCTGGCCGACAAAACCGACTTGCGCGAAGCGTCCGTGCTGGACTATACCAAAAAGATCAAACAAGGCTTCCCCGACTGGCTCGATAAACCGATCAGCGAAATCACCCGTGATAAGGTGCTGGCACAGCGCACCAAGCTGACCGGCGGCCGGGATAACAAATTGCGCGTGCTGCGGCTGCTGAAAAACACGGCGGAGATTTAAAGCGACGACAAACTCCAAGCATAATCTTCCGGTTGTCGATAACCACTTGGATCGGCAATTTGCAGTACAGCGACCGAATCAGGTCTATGCGGGCGACATCACTTACATTCATACCCCGGAAGGTTGGTTGTATTGAGTGGTAGTCATCGATTTGTTTTCTCGGCAAATCGTTGGTTGGTCAATGGCCGAACAGATGCGGACCAAGCTGGTGAATGATGCGTTATTGATGGCCATTTGGAAGCGTAAACCGGCAAAAGGCCGACTCTGGCATACCGACCGAGGGAGCCAATATGCTTCCGAAAGCCACCGGGCATTACTAAGGAACCGCTGAACTAATCCAACTCCGAGCGTTCCCCCTCGACCTAAGCGTCGTTTTTTTAAAAAGTGCTTACCCGTTAATCAGATAATCCAAACTTGCTCGATTGTTATCACCGTCTACCGTGTTCGGGCACACGGTAGACGGATTTCGGCCTAGGCCGCCATCAACTGGCGGTGCAGCAAATACAAATTGGCCAAGCCCACCAGCCCATTGACTTGAGCGGTGTTTTTCTTCAACCCCCGGTAACGGGTCTTGCGAAAACCGAATTGGCATTTGATGATCCGGAAGATGTGCTCGACGCGCGCTCTGACCGATGCGTATTGGCGGTTGCGCTTACGTTGGCGGTTCGACAGGTTTTTGCCCGGTTTCCGCTTATCGTTGACACACCAGTTCAGCCCCAGATAGTGCGAGCCCTTCTTATAGTCGTCGCTGGTGTAGCCGGCGTCGGCAAAGATGGCTTGATCGTCTTCACGCAATAGCTTGGGCAATTCCACGATGTCGGCGGTATTGGCCGCCGTCACCGTCACGCGGTGGACCGCGCCTGACTTCACGTCGGCACCGACATGGATTTTCATCCCGAAATACCATTGGTGGCCTTTCTTGGTTTGGTGCATGTCCGGGTCACGCTGCTGCGCTTGGTTCTTGGTCGAGCTGGGAGCATGAATAATCGTGGCATCCACCATTGTGCCTTTGGAGACCAACAGGCCGCGTTCCTTCAAATAATGGTTGATCGTCGCCAACAGCACTTCAGTCAGCTTGTGCTTTTCCAACCAATGACGGAAGTTGAGGATCGTCGTTTCGTCCGGCAGCGCTTCGGTGACGCTGCCGAAGCCGGCAAAACGGCGAATGCTGTCGATTTCATATCGTGCGTCTTCCATCTGGCGGTCCGAGTAGCTGAACCATTGTTGCATGCAGTAAATGCGCAACATGCGATTCAAGGCCATCGGTTGCCTCCCGCGCCGACCGCTTTGCGGATAATGCGCTTCGAGCTGGGCTAACAATAACGCCCACGGCACCACTGGCTCCATTTCCGACAGAAATTTTTCCCGTCGGGTTTGGCGCTTTTTGCTGCTGTATTCGAGTTTGGCAAAACTGCTTTGCGTCGGTGTGTTCATCGGCTTGTCCTGGCTGCGGTCTGATGCCTCTATTATCTCATCTGGCGGCCGGAGATTTAATCAGCGCTTCCTTAAAGAACAATCTGTATAAGCTATGGAATCGGTTGTCATCGGGCAGCTATTTTCCTCCGCCGGTAAAACGCGTCGAAATTCCCAAGGCGAACGGCAAGTTGAGGCCCCTGGGTATCCCGACCATCGCCGATCGAATCGCGCAGGCGCGGCAACGCTGCTGGCGGGATGACTGGGTGCTGGACATGGACATCCGCGGTTTCTTCGATGCGTTGGATCATAACTGGGTTATGAAGGCGGTTGCCAAGTACACCGGCTGTAGATGGACATTGCTGTACACCGAACGCTGGTTAAAGGCCGATGTGGTACTGCCGAGTGGAGAGCGGCTAAGCCGCGAGAAAGGCACGCCGCAGGGCGGCGTCATCAGTCCGTTACTGGCCAATATCTTTCTGCATTTGGTCTTCGATCAATGGATGCAAAGGCACTTTCCATGTATCCATTTCGAACGCTATGCCGACGATATTGTGGTGCATTGCCGGAGTGAGAGTCAGCTGAAAATGATCGCGCATCAAATCAGGCGGCGGTTTACCCAGTGCGGTCTTGAACTCTGCGAGGAGAAAACCAAGATCGTGTACTGTAAGGACTCAAACCGAAGGGGAAGCTATCCAAATCAGAGCTTCGATTTTCTGGGGGTACACCTTCAGACCCAGAAGCGTTCGCGATAGCAACGACAGGTTCTTTGTCAGCTTTTCACCGGCCGTCAGCCGTAAAGCGCTGAAAGCTATGAGAGCAAAGCTGAAAGGACATCCGTTGATAAAAGCGGGCTACCCTCGAAGCATTGAGGAGCTGGCTAGGGTCATTAATCCGATCATCCAGGGATGGATCGCTTATTACGGCAGGTTTAGAAAATCGGCCATGTCGGCCATTTATAGCTATATCAACGACAAACTCTTGAACTGGATACGGCGGAAATTCAAACCGCTAAAGCGCCGGAAATGGCGTGCCGGTCAATGGTTGCGGGAGCTCTACCGACAAAATCCGACGTTATTTGCACATTGGCGCGTTTGGCTGAATAACAAGAGCCGTATGAATCGAGAGGTTCACGTACGATTCCTTGGGCAGCTGAAGGGGGAGGTTCCCTTCGGCTGACTCGACCCGTCTCGGAAAGCTTCTTTCATACCTTGAAAACTGAGCTGATTCATCATCAGACTTTTTGTAATCGGGATGACGCTAGGCAGGCTGTGTTTGAATATATCGAAGTGTTTTATAACCGCGAGCGACTCCATTCTGCCAACGGCTATTTGTCGCCCGTAGACTACGAATTGCAGCAAAAAGCTGCTTAACCGTGTGTCC
The genomic region above belongs to Methylomicrobium agile and contains:
- a CDS encoding IS630 family transposase (programmed frameshift), yielding MPAKKYRVKLTETERSELMGFLNKGRASSRKLTHARILLQCDESGGTPAKKDQDIAEALNISASSAERVRQRFVEEGLESALNPKVQARFRSKKLDGAAEAFLVATACTNPPEGRAEWSMQLLADKLVECKLVDSVSDETVRTTFKKNALKPWLKECWCIPPQANADFVCAMEDVLETYQRTYTDDEVLVCLDETSKQHIKETRTPLPARPGEPGKYDFEYERNGVSHLFMLFAPLDGWRQVKVTDHHTQADWAQVVKELVDEHFPEKKKIVLVMDNLNTHKLSSLYTAFKPEEARSIAERIEIHYTPKHGSGLDMAEIEIGVMARQCLNRRIPDQDALKREIKAWQDQRNQRGVRVDWRFTTQNARVKLKSLYPAI
- a CDS encoding integrase arm-type DNA-binding domain-containing protein, yielding MAEKLNFTQKRIAELPIPESGRLEYYDSGCPKLTCRVSSTGVKSFVLLKWTGRTAQRVTLGRFPDLTVDDARWMARDALGEFAQGVNPTEEKRKQRHRNITLQELLDKYLADKTDLREASVLDYTKKIKQGFPDWLDKPISEITRDKVLAQRTKLTGGRDNKLRVLRLLKNTAEI
- a CDS encoding IS5 family transposase; the protein is MNTPTQSSFAKLEYSSKKRQTRREKFLSEMEPVVPWALLLAQLEAHYPQSGRRGRQPMALNRMLRIYCMQQWFSYSDRQMEDARYEIDSIRRFAGFGSVTEALPDETTILNFRHWLEKHKLTEVLLATINHYLKERGLLVSKGTMVDATIIHAPSSTKNQAQQRDPDMHQTKKGHQWYFGMKIHVGADVKSGAVHRVTVTAANTADIVELPKLLREDDQAIFADAGYTSDDYKKGSHYLGLNWCVNDKRKPGKNLSNRQRKRNRQYASVRARVEHIFRIIKCQFGFRKTRYRGLKKNTAQVNGLVGLANLYLLHRQLMAA
- a CDS encoding reverse transcriptase domain-containing protein, which translates into the protein MPLLSHLAAGDLISASLKNNLYKLWNRLSSGSYFPPPVKRVEIPKANGKLRPLGIPTIADRIAQARQRCWRDDWVLDMDIRGFFDALDHNWVMKAVAKYTGCRWTLLYTERWLKADVVLPSGERLSREKGTPQGGVISPLLANIFLHLVFDQWMQRHFPCIHFERYADDIVVHCRSESQLKMIAHQIRRRFTQCGLELCEEKTKIVYCKDSNRRGSYPNQSFDFLGVHLQTQKRSR
- a CDS encoding group II intron maturase-specific domain-containing protein, with the translated sequence MRAKLKGHPLIKAGYPRSIEELARVINPIIQGWIAYYGRFRKSAMSAIYSYINDKLLNWIRRKFKPLKRRKWRAGQWLRELYRQNPTLFAHWRVWLNNKSRMNREVHVRFLGQLKGEVPFG